A genomic stretch from Thunnus maccoyii chromosome 19, fThuMac1.1, whole genome shotgun sequence includes:
- the LOC121885642 gene encoding LHFPL tetraspan subfamily member 2a protein, producing the protein MCHVIVTCRSMLWTLLSIVAAFGELIAFMSTDWLVGFPRTPDAVFGPHGATTAGEAYRPTLGIYGRCIKLPHLQRGILCGPYAIHFGEIASGFWQATSIFLAAGILLLCAVAFISVFTMCFQSIMKKSIFNVCGLLQGIAGLFLILGLMLYPAGWGSDKVQLYCGPDAAPYRAGLCSMGWAFYTAMGGTVLTFICAVFSAQAEIATSSDKVQEEIEEGKSLICLL; encoded by the exons ATGTGCCATGTCATTGTCACCTGCCGCTCCATGCTGTGGACTCTGCTGAGTATTGTGGCCGCGTTCGGAGAGCTCATCGCCTTCATGAGCACTGACTGGCTGGTGGGATTCCCCCGCACACCTGATGCCGTTTTCGGCCCCCATGGGGCCACCACAGCCGGGGAGGCCTACAGGCCCACATTAGGCATCTACGGCCGCTGTATAAAACTGCCCCACCTGCAGCGTGGAATACTGTGCGGACCGTACGCGATACACTTTGGGGAGATTGCCAGCGGGTTCTGGCAGGCTACTTCTATCTTCCTGGCGGCGGGGATCCTGCTGCTCTGCGCCGTGGCGTTCATCTCGGTGTTCACCATGTGCTTCCAAAGCATCATGAAGAAGAGCATCTTCAACGTGTGTGGACTGCTGCAAGGGATCGCAG GTCTGTTTCTGATCCTGGGTCTGATGTTGTACCCCGCTGGCTGGGGTTCAGACAAGGTCCAGCTGTACTGCGGCCCCGACGCGGCTCCGTACCGAGCCGGGCTCTGCTCCATGGGCTGGGCCTTCTACACGGCCATGGGCGGCACCGTGCTCACCTTCATCTGCGCCGTCTTCTCCGCGCAGGCCGAGATCGCCACCTCCAGCGACAAGGTCCAGGAGGAGATCGAGGAGGGCAAGAGCCTGATCTGCCTCCTCTGA